The Castanea sativa cultivar Marrone di Chiusa Pesio chromosome 4, ASM4071231v1 sequence CgaaacaaacacagcctaatttgaaaatttattgacGCATTACCCCAAATTTAACCATATTTTACCCTATGAATCACTATGAAAAGGACATTATTCAGAGAGGGAAAAAACGACGACGTTTCCATTGTTCGGTAGCGGGCGTGGCTTCTCgcaaattatatattatgaaaCAGACTCACTCACCAGTCACCCTCAGAGCTTGCTAGcggttttcatttttatatatatacaccgaAGAATCCTATTGAAAAAAGCGCGCGCCCACTtttaatacccaaaaaaaaaaaaaaaaggtttcattctgttttgatttttctatttctaaaagtTTGAGAGATATAGAGATAGCAATAAAggctttgtttctttctctgcAAGCTGAAACTACTATGGCGGTTCAGAGCTCAACTGCACATGTTCCTTCGACCAACAAACCTCGCACTCACTTCTTTGGTAagcttttcattatttatttattattatttttttggtttaaatcgATTGAAATGATCGGTTCGATTGTTGGAGAGAATATATGCGTTTGTTACGAAGGTACTGTTTGGTTGATAAGAAAATGCCGGAAAGTGAAGGATTAAGAAGATTATAATTCTTGCTTTTATTTCGTTTTTTAATACTTAGGATTTTGAATATTGGAATGTGAAGCAATGGTGTacactttatttttcttataaatatgtgtgtgtgtgtgtgtgtgtgtgtgtgtgtttgtgtgagtGTTCGTTTAATCTTTGCACTATCTCCTTAGTAAGAAAATGGTGATAAAGAACATAAATCAAAGcttaatatttacatttttaagTATTCAAATCAAATGGAGGGTAAATTTGATGgctgaggtttttttttttttttttttttttttttaataaaaaaaatattaactatCATGAACAGCACCTAGGAGGAGATTGAATGATATCTGAGTATATTTTGTATAGCGATATGTTGGCTTTTAGCCTATCCGAAGAATTACACTCGCGATGGTAAATGTGATGTGAAAAAGTAGTGTGCAGATGTCTGTTGAATTGATAGTCAAGTAGCTAGATTTTTATGCCGCCTTGCCACTGGCTCTAGCTCAAATTGTGCTTCCAAGTTCCAATCACCTTAGAAACATGGTGGTGGGTGTAAGATCATGGAGAGGGTGTGATATCGAGGGTTCTAATCACATGGGATGTGAGAGTTAAATTACCAAGCTAAATAGCGCGCACCTTGTTAGCCATTTTTTTGCATGAAGAGGAAGTTTGGTATGTTTAAGTTGAGTCACTTGACTATAAATTTTGTTCAAGTTGCTGCTTCTGGATTGAATCTTTTCTTGTTTGAACTAAAAAAGAGGCTGTAATGTTGCTTCTTAAAGTTATGGCAGTGGGCGTACGGAAATTTGTTTAATATTGTGTTTTAGGTGTTTTAAACATTAGAACCAAACTATGAAGTTGTCTGATTGATTTTATCTTGCGATGTAGTATGGAGGGAGTTTGTATGGGGAGCTATTGCTGGTGCTTTTGGTGAAGGAATGATGCATCCAATAGACACCGTAAAGACGCGGATTCAAAGTCAAGCTATTCTAAGTGCAAGCCAAGTATAACAGCAAACCATTACACTGTTGTCATGCCCTTTTCATGACATCACATTGGAAACTCGATAATGTTATTGTTTTGGTTATGTTATAAGAGTGTGAAATAATagctaatatattttatttgaaaattctaagAGAGTCACTTAATAATACAACATCCCATGTTATTTTTGTCTTGCTagagtttttttgtttgaatggGAATGTTTGCTTCTTGAcactttgtttttaaaatttcagaatCAAAAGAGCATAATACAAATGGTAAAAACTGTTTGGGTTGCTGATGGATTAAGaggtaaattttatttaatctttaaGTAATTTGCAGTTTTTGTGTATGACATCAGGTTGTGTGTTTGTTGCATTACTGGTGACCTTCCTGTTATATCTGCATGCATGAGATAAAATTTTAGCTACTACTTATGGATAAATTATCATGTAAATGTAAGGCGTTATTATGCATACAGTCCAATGCTTGAACTTTAAACTGTGGGgaccttttttttccttgtttgacACTAATGCATTTACTGTTATGTAGTTTTGTCAATACTAACCATTCTTGTAGGCTTTTATAGAGGTATAATTCCTGGGGTTACTGGGTCTCTTGCGACTGGAGCAACATATTTTGGTGTCATAGAGTCAACCAAAAAGTGGATTGAAGAATCTCATCCTGGCCTTGGTGGCCACTGGGCACATTTCATCGCTGGAGCTCTTGGTAAGCTGTCTAGAATTCCAAATCTGTATCTCACTTTGATTCATGATGCTGCAATTTGAGTTTCTTGCAACATTCAATAAGCATTCATTTGCTGAAAAGAATAATCAACATATTATTGTTAGATGGTATTTATTCTGTGCTCTGAGTTACATAAGTGTCTTTGTTGTGAGGATGCTTTTTTGAGCTGCCAATTTCATCATATCTTGAGAATGCATCACAGAACCTTTTAAATCAATAGGCTTAGGAATGccattcagaaatctgcttgCCCTAAAGTTCTTAGATCTCATGTTAACTCTCTCTGCAATCTTGCTCTTAGATTTAGCCCATATAGTTTTAATGATATAATAATGTAAAGCATATATTAGTTAACATTGGAGTAGCTTTCTCACTCTTTGAGTCTTTGTAGCATAGAAATTGTTTGACTTGATGCTTGTTTTGAGTAAAATTAAATTGCTTTTTTCATACTCCATgagtggcatttttttttttcatttggacTGCTGCAAAAGACAAGATTCTAACAACCTATAATTTGAGACATAATTGCAgattggtgttgcatgtgtaGAGTTGTCAGGGAGTTGGTAAATCACCTGTTCCTACATTGTGAGGTTGCCAAAGTGTTATTATCTTGTGGCCTAAGTTTGTTTGGGGTAATGTGGGTTATGCCAAGTATGGTGACTGCCTTGTTAGCTTGTTAGAAAGGCACTTTGGAAAGAATGATAGATCCGAATTCGGAAGACCATTTTGTTCTGTTTAATGTGGAGTGTTTAAAGTGAAAGGAATGCACCTCTGTAGTGAAGACAAGATTTTCACCTATTATGGATTTGCATGAGTGGGAGCATGCTGCCAACATCTCCTCTTTGTCAGGTTTTTTTAGAATTAAGTGAGATGTTGAATTTTAGATGATAAAGTTTTCCTCATTTTTGGCTCAGCCTTTGTATACTTCCCATTTACTAGGGTCGTGTCCATTTTGTgctttatataattatatatataaagtcctTTTTATCCTGTTTCTTGTCTTCAAATTCTCTCTTTGCTGAATCTAAGAAAAGTCCTTTTTATCCTGTTTCTTGTCTTTTTTCCCGTATACTAGGGCTGTGATTCTTTTTGCTCTAGCATTTTGTTAGaggtttaaaaaatgtattcTATCTTTTTTGCATAAACTCCATTCTTTCAATTGCCAAAACATAATTTGTATGCATGCATTATATTTCCCTTGGTGAGGTTCCAcgtcatcaaaaaaaaaaaatcccatttcGTGTAAAAGATAAGTAATTTGAACATTTGTGCAGTCAGCAGCCACTGTGTACCTCAGAGGACTCAGATTTCTGTCTTGTTCTTCTCTGCATTTCAGGAGATACACTTGGCTCTTTTGTTTATGTTCCTTGTGAAGTGATGAAGCAACGCATGCAGGTTCAAGGCACGCCAAGATCTTGGAGTTCTGTAATCATGAAAGATAACATCTCTTTGAAGCCTGGTATGCCAATGTATGGTTACTATACAGGGATTTTCCAGGCTGGCTGTTCAATATGGAAGGAACAGGGACCAAAAGGATTATATGCAGGGTATATGTCAGACTCTATTTCTTTggattttgtgatttttttgttatatattcaTGAGATTAAAAGTACGTAAACACTAAAGCCAGTTTGTGGTAATGCTATAATTTAGAGGAGTATCATAatcaagaaattatatatatatatatatatatgtatgtatatagatatatatgtatgtatgtatttatttatttatatattttattataagttAATTGAGctaatattttttgtatctttatatttatttatttatttttaattttaattctctAGGACTGATAGCTATAAGTTGCAACCGTGTTGGATTGGATGAGTCTTAACCCCACAAATAATTAGGTTTTTGTGAATCATGATCAAGCCAAGATCTCTATATGCCAACTGGTTGACATCATCTGAACGAGCTAGTTGATGCTGGAATGAATGCAATCCAGTTTCATCATAAACCATGCATTTACTATCAGATCTGGAACCTTATGTTATCAACCAGTGCAAACACCTACAGTATATGATATATCCATGTACTCCATAAGTAAGAAGATGGAATCATGAGCTTTGAGTTTGTTAAAAAATGTGGCATCAAGCGAAATTACTCTCATTGATTATCCATTTTCATTTATGAAATTCTTATTTATTTCCTGGTATAATGCTTTCTCATCCATCAATTATCTTGTTAAAAGATTTCAAGaagtttgaaacttttttgtttggctgAATTAATGAGGTTTGATGATTAGATACATATCCAGTCATTCTAACCCTCCTACTCTCCACAAAGAAAGATCGATCCTATTGTTGGTTCAGCTTATCATGCTAACAATATTTCTGgtataaacctttttttttaatacatttcattagaaattaaaaaaatatgtacaaAGGGGAGAACACAAAATCCCCCCAACGAAGTACAACTGAAAATTTGGAAGAGTAACAAAGTCAAAGAAAGAATTACAATGGAAACTACATACAAGAAATTACCCTATGGTGCAATCtaaatctctatttttttctttaaaaaacatcaaaatatattataagAAACTAAGGTGTTTCTTCCCCACTCAATTTTTCTGTCTAtaatgtcattttcttttttggttgcttTGACAGTTACTGGTCTACACTTGCAAGGGATGTGCCTTTTGCTGGTCTAATGGTATGCAGATCGTTTATGGTTTCACAgtttcttgcattttttttcatttcttcttacATTGCATATACATTAAGtggttgtaaaatattttattctatttaatCTTGTTGCTATATTAATTAAACTTACTCattgaacagtaattttagcTTTGGGAGCCTTTTTAAATATTGGACTTAAGGATTTAGAGAAGGAAAAGTAGAATTTATGATTTCTATGATGGAGTTTCTATTTATTTCTGAATAATGATGGTCCATACCTACTCATCTTCAAGGGATAAGAACGAAGGCAGTATTAGCTGCCCTGGACGACCCTTTGACTTAAACCTTTCTGTTTGGGAACTTAgtggttaaaataaaatttcaggtCTTCTAGCAATTCATGTCCTTAAAATATTCATGTTCTTGCTAATTATTACCTCTAGGGAGTTCTTTTAAGATTCTTGagttagaatttttttggaGAACCAAACTATGTGGGTAATTAGTTAGTTCACAGGTTGAACAGAATTAGTTTTGTGATAATGGCAGAGAAGTAATATGGAGATGTTATGATTGCTTAAGAGATAAGTCTAAATAGTTCAATGCAATAAGtaattgaattatttgaatGGAAGCCTAAaagagattaaaataaaatacaaataacaacaAGAATCTCTGTATATTGTATGCTACCCTGGTTAACCCTGCTTGAAAGGCTTGAGGACTGTCCTGTGTATCTCAATTATTGGGAGGGCTTTCATTTGATTTGGGTAAAAATGGGGGATAGATTTGATGTATTGTAGTTGATGTCCTACTGCTGAATGGGCTTGCTCCTTTTTGTTGTGCAGTAGTTTTGACAGAGTTTGATAGATTTCTATTGGACATTTCATGTTGGCTTTCTACCGACCTGAGTTTTGCTCTGGTTCTGCTGGTTGTTAGGCCCTCTCATGTGGGGGTGGGTCCCACGCTTGTGGGGTCCACCCCCATGTGAGAGGGATGTTGCAAGCAACTGTTGTACAAAATAATAAATCGGTTGTTAGGGCATATTGGCCCTTCCTCTGTGTTAATAATATTCTTTCTGATtcatccaacaaaaaaaatcctgcTTGAAAAGTTTAGTTGGTGATGGCTATAGGCTTATAGCCGAAACACTGACAAACAGGAATTAACAGTGCAAATTTGTGGTCACATCTTAACTGATAGCTCTGATTATTCTAGTCTTCTTAGCATTGGTGTTTCACTGTGTACCAATTTATCTTCCTTCTagttatttttatcattaaaagaCTCATGTTTTTAGCATTGGTGTTTCACTGGGTAACTAATTTGTTGTCTCTAAATCATATAATCTTCTCTAGTTTGTTATTATCTCCTCAGCAACTTTGTTTCCACTAATACATGGACATTCATAGTTACCAAAGTTGTCTTTTTTTGCCTGTATTTTCTTGCCCTTGTGTGTGTGCGTTAGGCTTTAATGTTATGATTGATGTCTGCCCTTGGCAGGTTATGTCTTATGAAGCCTTGAAAGATGTCACAGAGTATGGGAGGCAAAAATGGATACCCAATTCAAATTGGCATGTTAATAGTTCTCTGGAAGGACTTTTATTAGGAGGGTTAGCTGGTGGTATGTTCCTTCCTTGTGCTTCAATCTAAATAGTGCAGGTTATTAGATCTTCTTTGATTGAATTCAGCAACCCATCTTAcacatcaacccaaaaaaaaatctgtcaCCTGTCGTGCCTGAACAGCAAtttataattctttcaaattatACAGGTTTTAGTGCATATCTAACCACTCCCTTGGATGTCATCAAAACAAGATTGCAAGTACAGGGATCGACTGCTAGGTATCagagtttaaaattattgttttgttcATATTTTTCATGAGGTACAGTTGTCTGTTTGGGGCTAATTCATGACCAAGGTTTACTATTTTTTGAAGTTAATTGTGGTGCATGCACATTCTCACCCATGCAAATGCACATATTCTCCTCTATACAAAGAATATCTTTTTGGTGCAGAGCTGTTTGTACCCTTACCTTTTCACACAGTAGAATTAGCATTGGCCTAGAGGGAGGGCCTTCCGCCAAAAGCAATCAATCGTGGGTTCCAGTTTGGGAATCAGTCtcttgggaaaaaaataaaaagagaagggaCTTTAACCGTATGACTCTACTAGCACAGACTTTAACTGTGCTTTAGAATATAGATCAAGTACTTCAACATGTTTAATtagaagagggagagggaactcgtatgttataaattttcatgtgttgcaaaccaaacacaaatgcaCACAAAGGGGAGAGCTTCCCCCTTTTAGCTTGCTTTGGAAGGACATCCATATTGGTTTTATTTGGGATCTTAgtcaatggttttttttttttttccctgagtGAGTGAAAGTTAGAAATGTCAGTGACTCAGTTTTCTGATGTTGTTGTTAACTATTAGGTACAATGGCTGGTTCGATGCAATTCATAACATATGGAAGACTGAAGGCACAAAGGGCTTGTTCAGGGGTAGTATCCCAAGGATTACATGGTATATTCCAGCTTCTGCTCTAACGTTCATGGCTGTGGAATTCCTTAGAGACCACTTTAATGATCACACACAAGTTGCAAGCTTGTCGGTTGACAAAAAAGAATCTTCTTTACAGAAAGTAGCTTAGAAACTTCTAATGAATCACATTTGTTTCAGAAATGCAGTGTTGCATCATATCAAGTTTAAATGTTTAGTGGACATGTCAATTGAATTTCTTTGGTTGAGCTGGCGGTAACATGGCAGCAATTTATTGCCAAATTCTCCTCGCCGGCCAAtgtattgatctttgatcttcttaaaattttacaatcatggaggatataataagaacacACAATccaacagttaaattttcaaaattcacatataattaaaagatataaaagGAGTTTGAAGGATTTatctccaaattagtttggagagaaaccttaccaatttgtatataatataaGAGTAATTACATTCTTCTTCCTTGAGATTTGAGGAAATAACACTTCACCCCAAACTTAAAGGGATAAAATACCTTCACCTGACATCTGATTGACCAAGtttcattaaattaatattaaaaatgttatgtaCTGACTTGCCCTTCTGCATAAGAGTAGTGTACAAACCTAAAAAGACtaagcccacttagaatagtggaGTTAGGATTTATAGGTCCAAAGCAATTAATATGTTAGAGTTGGGTCTACAAGGTCAATTTTACTGCTCCCTTATTGTCCAACTGATAAATTAGAGGAAATTGGGCTAGGTGAATTGCgaataaaaagtattaaatctaaaaaataaccCGGCCTCGAGTCTGGTCGAGGAGGCAATGTTCATAAAAAGTTTCAAGTCCTTAATACAGGGGGATGCTACAtagtttttttgttctttttcttaatttatggTCCCCTTCCTTGGAGGGAtttctttcctttatatagtctCTCCCATTGCATCTGAGCTCTGCCTGTACAACTTAAGGCATTAGTTTGGATGCTTGTCCTATCAAGACTTTGCTGGAGGTGGTAGAGTGTGCTATGAGATTATTGTTCAGGGATCATTCATTTATGAATGCGGTTAGCTGAGTTGGTACAGTAAATTGAATGCGGAGGCGATGGCTCCTTTACCTAgatatttcctctttttttgcaCGTCTCTCCTGTCTTCCTTTCTTCATTCGCCCAAACCTTAATAGAAGGAAGTGTAATTACCTTATATAATATTTGAAGACGATTTATTATCTATTaatcttctaatattttgtcacaTAAAGTTTTGGTAGTCTCACAATTttatacatcatttttttattaatatatttattatgtcaaaataagatttttaaaCTGACTACAACTAAGTAAACTAGAGATTTTTAAATCAACTACTACACAGTACCATGAAGAGTTTTGTACCAATTATTACTCTATGATATGAAGAGTTTTAAACAAACTGAAGACTTTTGACTATTAGTTGACCTTCTAATATTTTATCACATAAACTTTGATAGTCCCAcaattttacacttttttttttattaatttagtatttattatgttaaaatGAGAGTTTTAAACGAACTACTATTaagcaaattaaaaaattttaagccaaCTAGGACTCACCAACGTAGAGAGTCTAACCAAACTCACATTCTATTAGATAAAAATGGGTATTCAACCTTAATTTATAAACTATGTAACAAAATGACtctgttttaaaattatttaacaaaatatctttattttgaaattcagttttaacaaaatcaaattataaatgaaaCTTAACATTAGCAATgtcatattttatgtatattttgccatttaattttttttgaaaatttaagcaCAATGTCGAGTTCCATTGTCTGCTATTTTATTTCAACAAATCCTTCGTTCTCTTCGAGCTCAAACTTTAAGGCATCTTTTACCTGAATTTTTTTACTctgtttttcatttattttttctttttctttattttttcgcagttattttatctttgtttcGTATTATActgtaaatattaattttcatttttttttttttaaactaattgtAGTTTAACTAATTCAGGTGCATTGCACGCCACTCTCTTCAACCCTATATATAAAAACCGCCTCAAAAATGTTCCACCGTGTTTTTGAACTAAACTGGAGAcccaaaaaaaaccaagaccatGGAATCGGCGGCGAAGCGGTGCCACTACGAAGTCCTAGGGCTGAGCCGCGACTGCGCCGCCGACGAAATTCGGTCGGCGTACAAGAAGCTCGCCTTGCAACGCCACCCTGACAAGCTCGTCCAGTCTGGCTTATCCCATGCCGAAGCCACCGCTCAGTTCCAAGAGCTAGCCCAAGCTTACGAGGTCCTCTCCGACCCGAAAGAGCGAGCCTGGTACGACTCGCACCG is a genomic window containing:
- the LOC142631943 gene encoding uncharacterized protein LOC142631943 translates to MAVQSSTAHVPSTNKPRTHFFVWREFVWGAIAGAFGEGMMHPIDTVKTRIQSQAILSASQNQKSIIQMVKTVWVADGLRGFYRGIIPGVTGSLATGATYFGVIESTKKWIEESHPGLGGHWAHFIAGALGDTLGSFVYVPCEVMKQRMQVQGTPRSWSSVIMKDNISLKPGMPMYGYYTGIFQAGCSIWKEQGPKGLYAGYWSTLARDVPFAGLMVMSYEALKDVTEYGRQKWIPNSNWHVNSSLEGLLLGGLAGGFSAYLTTPLDVIKTRLQVQGSTARYNGWFDAIHNIWKTEGTKGLFRGSIPRITWYIPASALTFMAVEFLRDHFNDHTQVASLSVDKKESSLQKVA